Proteins from a single region of Fibrobacter sp. UWH6:
- a CDS encoding GGDEF domain-containing protein, protein MQDMDQTIATAGNTIKFPTAEMRPHLIVLYPPTHFKQIPLSKGITVLGRGTDANVRLDDELVSRKHCQLYFDGRFVTVSDMGSTNGTYVDGNPVTTCKLESDNRLQIGKMVLKVDYKDPTEEAFDQKLYEAATKDPLTQINNRRTFMDRSLGELALARRNNYYVHCIMLDIDHFKKVNDTWGHQCGDAILKEVATIIKDEKRESDLLARYGGEEFVLLLSGVGVEDAKKSAERFRSAIERHHFSWKDTIVPVTISLGLSSRQGEQIGKMEDLIASSDKLLYIAKENGRNQVVSE, encoded by the coding sequence ATGCAGGATATGGACCAGACAATCGCCACCGCTGGCAACACGATCAAGTTTCCCACAGCGGAAATGCGCCCCCACCTGATAGTCCTGTACCCGCCCACTCACTTTAAGCAGATCCCCCTGTCCAAGGGAATAACAGTCCTTGGCCGCGGAACCGACGCAAACGTTCGACTGGACGATGAACTGGTCAGCCGTAAGCACTGTCAACTTTACTTTGACGGCCGTTTCGTTACTGTTTCCGACATGGGCAGCACCAACGGAACCTATGTAGACGGCAATCCGGTCACCACCTGCAAGCTGGAATCCGACAATAGACTGCAAATCGGAAAAATGGTGCTGAAGGTCGATTATAAGGACCCCACCGAAGAAGCTTTTGACCAAAAACTGTATGAAGCCGCCACGAAGGACCCCCTGACACAGATCAACAACCGCAGAACCTTCATGGACCGCAGCCTGGGAGAACTGGCCCTGGCCCGCCGCAATAACTATTACGTCCACTGCATCATGCTGGACATCGACCACTTCAAGAAGGTCAACGACACCTGGGGACACCAGTGCGGAGACGCCATTCTCAAGGAAGTGGCCACCATCATCAAGGATGAAAAGCGAGAATCCGACCTTCTTGCCCGCTACGGCGGTGAAGAATTCGTGCTGTTACTCTCTGGCGTAGGTGTCGAAGACGCAAAGAAAAGTGCCGAACGTTTCCGTTCTGCCATCGAGCGTCACCATTTTTCCTGGAAAGACACGATTGTTCCCGTGACAATCTCCCTAGGTTTGTCAAGCAGACAGGGAGAGCAAATCGGTAAAATGGAAGATCTGATAGCCTCAAGCGATAAACTTCTCTATATCGCCAAGGAAAACGGCAGAAATCAGGTGGTTTCCGAGTAA
- a CDS encoding MATE family efflux transporter, translating into MTKIHSERLNSFGTASIPKLVLQFSVPAIISMVVNALYNIVDRFFVGQGVGSLGIAGITLCFPIALFIMAMSMIVGVGGNTLFSIRLGEKKYQQAAIILNNSFVLLIIMAVGAFAFGEIFMEPLLRLFGASDQTLPVASSYMRIILLGAVFQTVAPGMNHFIRSMGHPKTAMFREIIGAVTNVALDYIFIMRLHWGIEGAAWATICSQLVSSILITQFFLKKSTPVKINRRYMKLRAPFVRKIYILGQPPSVMQICNSLMNAILAWSLTTYGNKSIEATSTMSGGDMAISAFGILNSIVSIIVLPLLGFVNGTQPIVGYNYGAKLYTRVKSVVKFAYLYAMIFMVLAWALVQWQAPAFVAPFAPGDLRMQEVAAKALRLFTCTIFMVPCGMIAGSFFQGTGKAGKSMFLNACRQLILFIPFLMILPLFFGLTGVFCAQPVADVGTAFIGLYMLRKEWKRMV; encoded by the coding sequence ATGACAAAAATACACTCAGAAAGACTGAATTCCTTCGGAACAGCCAGCATCCCCAAGCTGGTTTTGCAGTTTTCCGTTCCCGCCATCATCAGTATGGTGGTCAATGCACTATATAATATAGTGGACCGTTTTTTCGTAGGTCAGGGCGTGGGCAGCCTGGGCATCGCAGGCATCACCCTCTGCTTCCCCATCGCCCTATTCATTATGGCCATGTCCATGATCGTGGGCGTAGGCGGCAACACCCTTTTCTCGATCCGTCTGGGCGAAAAGAAGTACCAGCAGGCAGCCATCATCCTGAACAACTCCTTTGTGCTGCTTATTATAATGGCAGTGGGAGCCTTCGCCTTTGGCGAAATCTTCATGGAACCCCTCCTCAGGCTGTTCGGCGCCAGCGACCAGACCCTCCCCGTAGCCAGCAGCTACATGCGCATCATCTTGCTGGGTGCAGTTTTCCAGACCGTGGCCCCGGGCATGAACCACTTCATCCGTTCTATGGGTCACCCCAAGACAGCCATGTTCCGCGAAATTATCGGCGCCGTCACTAATGTGGCACTGGACTACATCTTTATCATGCGCCTCCACTGGGGAATCGAGGGCGCCGCCTGGGCAACCATCTGCTCCCAGCTGGTCAGCAGCATTCTCATCACCCAGTTCTTCCTGAAAAAGAGTACGCCGGTGAAGATCAATCGACGCTACATGAAGTTGCGCGCCCCCTTTGTGCGCAAGATCTACATTCTGGGCCAGCCTCCTTCTGTAATGCAGATTTGCAACAGCCTCATGAACGCAATTCTCGCCTGGAGCCTGACTACCTACGGAAACAAGAGCATTGAAGCCACCTCCACCATGTCCGGCGGCGACATGGCCATTTCCGCTTTCGGCATCCTGAACAGCATCGTCTCTATTATCGTGCTGCCCCTGCTTGGTTTTGTAAACGGAACCCAGCCCATCGTGGGGTACAATTACGGAGCCAAGCTCTACACCCGAGTCAAGAGCGTGGTCAAGTTTGCCTACCTTTACGCCATGATTTTCATGGTTCTGGCATGGGCTTTGGTCCAGTGGCAGGCCCCCGCCTTTGTAGCCCCCTTCGCCCCAGGCGACCTGAGAATGCAGGAAGTGGCTGCCAAGGCATTGCGCCTGTTCACCTGCACAATTTTCATGGTCCCGTGCGGTATGATTGCAGGTAGCTTTTTCCAGGGAACCGGAAAGGCAGGCAAGTCTATGTTCCTAAACGCTTGCCGTCAGCTGATCCTGTTCATCCCCTTCTTGATGATCCTCCCGCTGTTCTTCGGCCTAACCGGAGTTTTCTGCGCCCAGCCCGTAGCCGACGTGGGAACCGCATTTATCGGTTTGTATATGCTCCGTAAGGAATGGAAGCGAATGGTTTAA